The genomic region TCGTAGGTGCCCTGGACGATGCCCTGGCTGCCGATGTAGATCCAGCTGCCGGCGGTCATTTGGCCGTACATGGCCAAGCCTTTGGCGTCGAGTTCGTTGAAGTGTTCCCAGCTCGCCCAGTGCGGTACCAGGTTGGAGTTGGCGATCAGCACTCGCGGGGCGTTGCTGTGGGTCTTGAACACGCCGACCGGCTTGCCGGATTGCACCAGCAGGGTCTCATCGTCGTTCAGGTTGGTCAGGCTTTCGACGATCTTGTCGTAGCATTCCCAGTTACGTGCCGCACGACCGATACCACCGTAAACCACCAGTTCTTTAGGGTTCTCGGCGACTTCCGGGTCGAGGTTGTTCATCAGCATGCGCAGCGGCGCTTCGGTCAGCCAGCTCTTGGCGGTCAACTTGTTACCACGGGCAGCGCGGATTTCAACATCACGGTGCTTAGTAAAAGAAGCGGTCGTAGGTTTATTCTCAGTCACGAAAAGAACTCCTCAGCAATCAATCCAAACCAACCCAGGCAGTGGGTGAGCAAGCCGATGGGCATCAGTGCACATCAGCGAATCAGTGGACGATGGTTGAGTCTTCGTGACTCATACACATACGTCTTTACTTGTACATACAAGCATATGCAATCAAGCGGCCAACTTGTTGGATAAGCATTCAAGAAAAATTCTGAAAGGGCTGGAAAGCGCCTGGATCAAGGGTTCTGGCGCAGATGAAATTTTTCGAGGGGATTTTGCGGAAGGGGCGAAGGCTGTTACTTGAGCGTGGTTTTGTGCCACGCTGGGGCGTTCGGTAACAAAGTGGTGCGCGGCGGGGAACGGATTTGCGAGGACGAAAAGCATCGCGGGCAAGCCCGCTCCCACAAGGACGATGATATTCCTGTGGGAGCGGGCTTGCCCGCGATAGAGGCGACCCGGTATTGGATCAGCGTGCAGTCAGCTCAATGACACAGCATGAGCCATTGATGGCGACGTCCAGCAGACCGACGTTACCGTCCAGTTGCAGGCAATCATGGCGACCGAGGCGCGATGCGCTGTTACCGACCTTCACTTCAAGCGCTTCACTGATACTGAACACCAGCAGAGTCCTGGCTTCACTAAAAAACCGCTGTTTGCCTTCCTGCCACTGCAACCGCGCACTGTAACGGTCCGGCGCATAAATCAGGTTGAAGTCGCGAATCGGCCCACCGAGCAATGCGCAGGACACATGACTTTCACCACTGAAAGCAAACGGGTCCAGGGGTAACAACGCCCGCGTGTCCTGACCATCGACGCGCAAGGTCATGCCCTCGCCTTGCAGTACGGTGATCACCCGCTCATAACCGGCAAAGGTGGAAAAACCGCCCGACTCGCCGATGTCGGCAATCGACAGGCGCCAGCCAAAACCATCAAGACCTACACCCGTATCGCGAGTAATTTCTTCAGTGCTGCCACCGCCGTTTTTCCACGGCATGCGCGGGTAATCTGCTGCGCGTAAAACTTTCAACTGGCTCATTTATGGCTCTTTATTTATGGAACCGTCCTTCCAGACGATGACGGGAACCGGGGTGGATCAAACGGGCGGCGGTCACTGGCTGACGGCCGGACCAGGTGCGACGACGAATCAGCAGGCACGGCTCGCCCTTTTCAATCTGTAGCAACTTGCACTCGGACGGCTCGGCGAGAATCGCTTCGACCACATGCTCGCCTTCGGTCAATGGCGCGACCTGATTCAGATAGGCGTAAGGCGTTTGCAGGGTGAAGTCTTGCTTGAGGTAGTCCGGCGCCACCAGCGCGTTGACGAAACGATCTTCGATTTGCACCGGGATATCGTTTTCGAAATGCACGATCAGCGAGTGGAACACCTTCTGGCCTTCACGCATGTCCAGGGCCAGGGCACGCTCGGAACCGGCGGCCTCTTCTTCGAGGGTGATCACCTTGCACGTGTGACGATGGCCACGGGAGGCGATCTCGTCGGCGATGTTGTGTACTTCAAACAGCGCAGACTGACTTTTCGGCTCAGCGACGAACGTTCCGACCCCTTGCATACGCACCAACAGGCCGTCGGCCGTCATCTCGCGCAGGGCGCGGTTGATGGTCATGCGGCTGAAACCCAGCTGGTTGACCAGCTCGCTTTCCGATGGAACGCGGTAGTGCGGCGGCCAGTTTCCACTGTCGATTTGCTGGGTGATCATCTGTTTGACGCGGGCGTACAAGGGCGCCGGACTGTCGCCCATGTTCGCGGCCAACGGGGAGACTGCAGGCGGAGTCGGCACGGTTAATCCTTGTTCATCGGTTAGAAGTTGCTAGCTTGCCGGAGTTTACCGAGCAGGCAAACGTCTGTATATGTATATACAAATAACACACGATGGGGTGCTGAACCATGTCCGCCTTCTTTGCCGAACGCGCGCTGCTGCCTAGTGGATGGGCCAACAATGTACGTCTTGAAGTCAACGCCGATGGCGTACTGACCCATATCCAGGCCGATTCCCACGCAGATGGCGCCGAACGGTTGAGCGGTCCGCTGCTGCCAGGAATGCCGAATTTACACTCCCACGCCTTCCAGCGGGCCATGGCCGGCTTGGCGGAAGTGGCGGGTAATCCAAATGACAGTTTCTGGACCTGGCGCGATCTGATGTATCGGCTCGTCGGAAAAATCAGCCCGGATCAACTCGGCGTTATCGCCCGTCAGCTGTACATCGAAATGCTCAAGGCCGGTTACACGTCGGTCGCGGAATTTCATTACGTCCATCACGACAATAATGGCCAGCCGTATGCGGACCCGGCCGAACTTGCACTGCGCATCAGCCAGGCGGCCAGTTCCGCCGGTATCGGGTTGACCTTGCTGCCGGTGCTCTACAGCCACGCAGGTTTCGGCGGCCAGGCCCCGAACGAAGGCCAGCGCCGTTTTATCAACAGCACCGAGAATTATCTGAAACTTCAATCGCGCTTGCAGCCGATCCTGGCGCAGCAACCGGCGCAGTCGCTCGGCCTGTGTTTCCACTCATTACGCGCGGTCACACCGCAGCAGATCAGCGAAGTACTGACGGCCAGCGACAAGCAGTGCC from Pseudomonas sp. GGS8 harbors:
- a CDS encoding formimidoylglutamate deiminase, with the translated sequence MSAFFAERALLPSGWANNVRLEVNADGVLTHIQADSHADGAERLSGPLLPGMPNLHSHAFQRAMAGLAEVAGNPNDSFWTWRDLMYRLVGKISPDQLGVIARQLYIEMLKAGYTSVAEFHYVHHDNNGQPYADPAELALRISQAASSAGIGLTLLPVLYSHAGFGGQAPNEGQRRFINSTENYLKLQSRLQPILAQQPAQSLGLCFHSLRAVTPQQISEVLTASDKQCPVHIHIAEQQKEVDDCLSWSGRRPLQWLYENTEVDQRWCLVHATHANPEEVTLMAKSRAIAGLCLTTEANLGDGIFPAVDFLAQGGRMGIGSDSHVSLSVVEELRWLEYGQRLRDQRRNRLYGANQPMVGRTLYDAALDGGAQALGQSIGALEVGKRADWLVLDGNDPYLATASGDGILNRWLFAGGDRQVRDVLVNGQWVVRDGRHAGEEESNRAFTQVLRDILG
- the hutC gene encoding histidine utilization repressor, whose product is MGDSPAPLYARVKQMITQQIDSGNWPPHYRVPSESELVNQLGFSRMTINRALREMTADGLLVRMQGVGTFVAEPKSQSALFEVHNIADEIASRGHRHTCKVITLEEEAAGSERALALDMREGQKVFHSLIVHFENDIPVQIEDRFVNALVAPDYLKQDFTLQTPYAYLNQVAPLTEGEHVVEAILAEPSECKLLQIEKGEPCLLIRRRTWSGRQPVTAARLIHPGSRHRLEGRFHK
- a CDS encoding HutD family protein: MSQLKVLRAADYPRMPWKNGGGSTEEITRDTGVGLDGFGWRLSIADIGESGGFSTFAGYERVITVLQGEGMTLRVDGQDTRALLPLDPFAFSGESHVSCALLGGPIRDFNLIYAPDRYSARLQWQEGKQRFFSEARTLLVFSISEALEVKVGNSASRLGRHDCLQLDGNVGLLDVAINGSCCVIELTAR